A window from Cinclus cinclus chromosome 4, bCinCin1.1, whole genome shotgun sequence encodes these proteins:
- the NEDD1 gene encoding protein NEDD1: MQEGIRFASSGDDIKVWDSLSFTVVEQFNPHTPSHPVSSLCWASNNRYLATASAAGDKIVVSSCKSKPVPLFEIAEGAKQTCVGLNSSSSYLVSGGLDNTVNIWDLKSRKIHRSLKEHKDEVTCVAYNWNDGYVVSGSLSGEIILHSVTTNLSSSPFGYGSRQPIRHLKYSSFKKSLLGTVSDSGNVTLWDVNSQNPYHNFENTHKAPASEICFSPVNKLLLVTVGLDKRIILYDTLSKKLLTTIVADFPLTTVDFMPDGTTLAIGCSRGKICQYDLRQLTSPVKTVTAHKGCVKCIRLQFSSTSSKSNLTGSSNKPVSKRVEVKAGGNLGGIQNTGIKNIASQGSATVSSHLTLTNENKGGEIFQEKTGFPHSSSLDVIPSKETDHGKSGELKNFDDLGRSSLGDVFSPVRDDIIANKVTEDPQGNGLDFQSYLLGLDFLPQPTITFPVKRSPVVSSAQGTQSSPLHALAGSPIKEEEEHPETDSKKISLGKQESKAILKQVSKPSLPSIEPITLSSPPSSTPDANEKLMKNIQAPPAYDLPVNGTTSTSSKITPPVTAGVASSLSEKIVETIGSSRPNAPLTAVQINFIQNMIQETMDDFREACHRDIVNLQVEMIKQFHMQLNEMHALLERYSVNESLVAEIERLREENKRLRTHF, translated from the exons ATGCAAGAAGGCATACGTTTTGCATCATCAGGAGATGACATTAAAGTATGGGATTCCTTATCTTTCACTGTGGTGGAGCAGTTCAACCCACATACGCCCTCACATCCAGTCAGTTCACTGTGCTGGGCCAGCAATA ATAGATACCTGGccactgcttctgctgctggtgaTAAAATAGTTGTTTCAAGCTGTAAAAGCAAACCTGTTCCACTCTTTGAAATAGCTGAAGGA GCAAAGCAGACATGTGTGGGCTTGAATTCTAGTTCTTCGTATCTTGTCAGTGGAGGCCTTGATAACACAGTTAATATCTGGGATTTGAAGTCCAGGAAGATTCACCGCAGCCTAAAG GAGCATAAAGATGAGGTCACATGTGTTGCATATAATTGGAATGATGGCTATGTTGTTTCTGGATCTTTGAGTGGTGAAATCATCCTACACAGTGTAACCACCAATTTATCAAGTAGTCCCTTTGGTTATGGCAGCAGACAG CCTATTCGACACTTGAAATATTCATCTTTTAAGAAATCCTTGCTGGGCACTGTTTCTGACAGTGGAAATGTAACTCTCTGGGATGTAAATAGCCAGAACCCATatcataattttgaaaatactcaTAAAGCACCAGCCtcagaaatctgcttttctccagTCAATAAGCTGTTGCTTGTAACTGTAGGTTTGGATAAAAGAATTATTCTCTATGACACTCTGAGTAAAAA GTTACTGACAACAATTGTAGCTGATTTTCCTCTGACCACAGTAGACTTCATGCCTGATGGTACTACTTTGGCAATAGGATGTTCCCGGGGAAAGATCTGCCAGTATGACTTAAGACAACTGACATCACCAGTGAAAACAGTTACTGCTCACAAAGGCTGTGTGAAATGCATACGTCTTCAGTTCAGTAGCACTTCTTCCaag TCTAACCTCACAGGTTCTTCAAATAAACCTGTGTCCAAAAGAGTAGAAGTCAAAGCTGGTGGTAATCTGGGAGGAATTCAAAATACTGGCATCAAAAACATTGCCTCTCAAGGATCAGCAACAGTTTCCTCTCATCTTACACTGACAAATGAGAATAAGGGAGGAGAgatttttcaggagaaaacag GTTTTCCCCATAGTTCCAGCTTGGATGTCATTCCATCTAAAGAAACAGATCATGGGAAGAGTGGTGAATTAAAAAATTTTGATGATTTGGGTCGAAGTAGTTTAGGAGATGTGTTTTCTCCTGTCAGAGATG ATATTATTGCAAATAAAGTGACTGAAGATCCTCAAGGAAATG GCCTGGATTTCCAGTCCTACCTGTTGGGTTTGGATTTTCTCCCACAGCCGACCATTACCTTTCCAGTGAAAAGAAGCCCAGTGGTCAGTAGTGCACAAGGGACACAGTCTAGCCCATTACATGCACTTGCAGGATCACCTATTAAAGAAGAAGAGGAACATCCCGAGACTGACTCTAAGAAGATAAGTCTTGGAAAACAAGAGTCTAAAGCTATCTTAAAGCAG GTTTCGAAACCAAGCTTACCAAGCATAGAACCTATAACTTTAAGTTCTCCACCATCATCTACTCCTGATGCAAATGAGAAACTAATGAAGAATATTCAGGCCCCTCCTGCATATGATCTACCCGTAAATGGTACTACCTCAACAA GTTCAAAGATAACACCACCTGTCACTGCTGGAGTTGCAAGCTCATTGTCAGAAAAAATAGTAGAAACCATTGGGAGTAGCAGACCAAATGCACCTCTGACAGCAGTTCAAATAAACTTCATTCAGAATATGATACAAGAAACAATGGATGACTTCAG